From one Mycolicibacterium sp. HK-90 genomic stretch:
- a CDS encoding acetyl-CoA acetyltransferase, translated as MEDVWILGGYQSDFARNLSRERVDFGGLTREVVDHTLDNAQVHAADIGVVHVANAFGELFDGQAHLGAMPATVHPDLWGTPASRHEAACASGSIAVLAASADLRSGAYDCALVVGVELEKTVPGDTAAAHLGTAAWAGHEGTGAGFLWPSMFSDVADAYDDRYGLDPAHLRAIAALNYRNARANPNAQTRGWTVPDPIEADDAGNPVVEGRLRRLDCSQMTDGGAGLVLVTDAYLRTHPQASPLARIAGWGHRTVGLGLRQKLERDATEPYLLPHVRQAALDAFGRAKVTLDDLDGVEVHDCFTPSEYLAIDHLGLTGPGESWKAIENGEIEIGGRLPVNPSGGLIGGGHPVGASGVRMLLDATKQVSAGAGAYQVEGAKTFGTLNFGGSTATTVSFVVKGVPG; from the coding sequence ATGGAGGACGTCTGGATTCTCGGCGGCTACCAGAGCGATTTCGCCCGCAACCTCTCCCGGGAGCGGGTCGACTTCGGGGGCCTGACGCGCGAGGTGGTCGATCACACCCTGGACAACGCCCAGGTCCACGCCGCCGACATCGGCGTGGTCCACGTCGCGAACGCCTTCGGGGAGCTGTTCGACGGGCAGGCGCACCTGGGCGCCATGCCGGCCACCGTGCATCCCGATCTCTGGGGCACGCCGGCGTCGCGCCACGAGGCGGCGTGCGCGTCGGGAAGCATCGCCGTCCTGGCGGCCAGTGCCGACCTACGCTCGGGTGCCTACGACTGCGCGCTGGTGGTCGGCGTGGAGTTGGAGAAGACCGTGCCCGGCGACACCGCGGCCGCGCACCTCGGCACCGCTGCCTGGGCCGGCCATGAGGGCACCGGAGCGGGGTTCCTGTGGCCGTCAATGTTCTCCGACGTGGCCGATGCCTACGACGACCGCTACGGCCTGGATCCGGCGCACCTGCGCGCCATTGCCGCGCTGAACTACCGCAACGCGCGGGCCAACCCCAACGCGCAGACCCGCGGCTGGACCGTGCCCGATCCGATCGAGGCCGACGACGCCGGCAACCCGGTGGTCGAAGGACGCCTGCGCCGCTTGGACTGCAGCCAGATGACCGACGGCGGCGCCGGCCTGGTGCTGGTCACCGACGCCTATCTGCGCACGCACCCACAGGCCAGTCCACTGGCCCGGATCGCCGGATGGGGCCACCGCACAGTGGGATTGGGGCTGCGGCAGAAACTGGAGCGCGACGCCACGGAGCCGTATCTGCTGCCCCATGTGCGGCAGGCAGCACTCGATGCCTTCGGCCGGGCCAAGGTCACGCTCGACGACCTGGACGGGGTGGAGGTGCACGACTGCTTCACCCCGAGCGAGTATCTGGCCATCGATCACCTCGGGCTGACCGGTCCGGGTGAATCCTGGAAGGCGATCGAGAACGGCGAGATCGAGATCGGTGGACGCCTGCCCGTCAATCCGAGCGGCGGGCTCATCGGCGGCGGGCACCCGGTCGGCGCCTCCGGGGTGCGGATGCTGCTCGACGCCACCAAACAGGTCAGCGCGGGCGCCGGCGCCTACCAGGTGGAGGGCGCAAAGACCTTTGGCACCTTGAACTTTGGCGGTAGTACCGCCACCACCGTCAGCTTCGTCGTGAAAGGAGTACCGGGATGA
- a CDS encoding carotenoid oxygenase family protein, which yields MNTEVVAKFLSTLPEDDTHPYRTGAWRPQTTEWDAEDLRVVDGEIPTDLDGVYLRNTENPLHPAFQTYHPFDGDGMLHIVGFRDGKAFYRNRFVRTDGLLAEIEAGGPLWPGIAEPVELAQRDHGWGARTLMKDASSTDVTVHRGVALTSFYQCGDLYRVDPYSGADLGKEDWGGAFPSAWGVSAHPKADDATGELLFFNYGKQAPFMHYGVVDADNRLVHYVDVELPGPRLPHDMAFTENYVILNDFPLFWDAKFLESNIHLPKLHRDMPSRFGVLPRRGGADEIKWFEADATYVLHFTNAYEDGDEIVLDGFFQGNAVPALALDKMQTRLHRWRFNLLTGQTREEQLSDSITEFGMINPGHAGRDYRYAYAATGKPGWFLFDGLVRHDLHTGSEQRYAFGDGVYGSETAMAPRVGSSAEDDGYLVTITTDMNDDASYCLVFDAARVPDGPVCKLALPERVSSGTHATWAPGDELRRWLVRD from the coding sequence ATGAACACCGAAGTGGTGGCCAAATTCCTTTCCACCCTGCCCGAGGACGACACCCACCCGTACCGCACCGGGGCGTGGCGCCCGCAGACCACCGAATGGGATGCCGAGGATCTGCGGGTCGTGGACGGCGAGATTCCGACCGATCTCGACGGTGTGTATCTGCGTAACACCGAGAACCCGCTGCATCCCGCGTTTCAGACTTACCATCCATTCGACGGAGACGGGATGTTGCACATCGTCGGATTCCGCGACGGAAAGGCGTTCTACCGCAACCGGTTCGTGCGTACCGACGGCCTCCTGGCCGAGATCGAGGCCGGTGGCCCGCTGTGGCCCGGCATCGCCGAGCCCGTCGAACTCGCCCAGCGCGACCACGGCTGGGGCGCCCGCACCCTGATGAAGGACGCCTCCAGCACCGATGTGACGGTGCACCGCGGGGTCGCGCTCACGAGCTTCTACCAGTGTGGCGACCTGTACCGGGTCGATCCCTACAGCGGTGCCGATCTGGGCAAGGAAGATTGGGGCGGGGCCTTCCCCTCCGCGTGGGGCGTGTCGGCCCACCCCAAGGCCGACGACGCCACCGGCGAACTGCTGTTCTTCAACTACGGCAAGCAGGCCCCGTTCATGCACTACGGCGTGGTGGATGCCGACAACCGGCTGGTGCACTACGTCGACGTGGAACTTCCCGGCCCCCGACTGCCGCACGACATGGCCTTCACCGAGAACTACGTGATTCTCAACGATTTTCCGTTGTTCTGGGATGCCAAGTTCCTCGAGAGCAACATCCACCTGCCGAAGTTGCACCGCGATATGCCGTCCCGGTTCGGTGTGCTCCCCCGGCGCGGCGGGGCCGACGAGATCAAGTGGTTCGAGGCCGACGCCACCTACGTGCTGCACTTCACCAACGCCTACGAGGACGGCGACGAGATCGTGCTCGACGGTTTCTTCCAGGGCAACGCGGTACCGGCCCTGGCGCTGGACAAGATGCAGACCAGGCTGCACCGGTGGCGGTTCAATCTGCTCACCGGCCAGACTCGCGAAGAGCAATTGTCCGACAGCATCACCGAATTCGGCATGATCAATCCCGGCCATGCCGGACGCGACTACCGCTACGCCTACGCCGCCACGGGCAAGCCGGGCTGGTTCCTGTTCGACGGCTTGGTGCGTCACGACCTACACACCGGATCCGAGCAGCGGTATGCGTTCGGCGACGGTGTGTACGGCAGCGAGACGGCCATGGCGCCGCGCGTGGGCAGCTCGGCGGAGGACGACGGCTACCTGGTCACCATCACCACAGACATGAACGACGACGCGTCCTACTGCCTGGTGTTCGACGCGGCGCGTGTCCCCGACGGCCCGGTGTGCAAACTGGCGCTGCCGGAACGGGTTTCCAGCGGAACCCACGCCACCTGGGCGCCCGGTGACGAGCTGCGCCGATGGCTGGTGCGTGACTGA
- a CDS encoding helix-turn-helix domain-containing protein produces the protein MLGLVGDEWTMLVMQQALLGATRYGQFQTRLPISSSVLTRRLGALTDDGVLRRHRYQERPPRDEYRATARGRGLWPVLLSIWDWERHWVPEHRESLPTMRHLTCGADFSPVLTCGACGDQTAPGEVTATWGPSGGWSRSLPPVATRRRSVDDRRDSPAGQYPQTMSVLGNRWAFAILVATFTGTSRFSEFQRLLAAPPGSIADRLQTFRDNGILTTEGPHYRLTAKGAAFLPVLVTALAWAQRSFPDAEGPAVNLVHTGCGGSFSPVLRCDQCGDRLAGATVAVVDPLVADSSA, from the coding sequence ATGCTCGGCTTGGTCGGTGACGAGTGGACGATGTTGGTGATGCAGCAGGCCTTGCTGGGCGCGACCCGCTACGGGCAGTTCCAGACCCGGCTGCCGATCTCCAGTTCGGTGCTGACCCGCCGCCTGGGCGCCCTCACCGACGACGGGGTGTTGCGGCGTCACCGCTACCAGGAGCGGCCCCCGCGCGACGAGTATCGGGCCACCGCCCGCGGCCGCGGGTTGTGGCCGGTGCTGTTGTCGATCTGGGACTGGGAACGCCACTGGGTGCCCGAGCACCGCGAATCCCTGCCCACCATGCGCCATCTCACCTGCGGTGCCGATTTCTCCCCGGTGCTCACCTGCGGCGCGTGCGGTGACCAGACCGCGCCCGGTGAGGTGACGGCGACGTGGGGACCGAGCGGAGGTTGGTCGCGGTCGCTGCCCCCGGTGGCCACCCGGCGTCGCTCCGTCGACGACCGGCGTGACTCGCCGGCCGGCCAGTACCCCCAGACCATGAGCGTTCTCGGCAACCGCTGGGCGTTTGCGATCCTGGTGGCCACCTTCACCGGCACCAGCAGATTCTCCGAGTTCCAGCGACTGCTGGCCGCACCCCCCGGATCGATCGCCGACCGGCTGCAGACGTTCCGGGACAACGGGATTCTGACCACCGAAGGTCCGCACTACCGGCTGACGGCGAAGGGCGCGGCGTTCCTGCCCGTGCTGGTGACCGCGCTGGCGTGGGCACAGCGTTCCTTTCCGGATGCCGAAGGCCCCGCCGTGAATCTCGTCCACACCGGCTGCGGTGGCTCGTTCTCACCGGTCCTGCGGTGCGATCAGTGCGGCGATCGGCTCGCCGGGGCCACGGTGGCCGTTGTCGATCCACTGGTTGCTGACAGTTCCGCCTAG
- a CDS encoding Hsp20/alpha crystallin family protein, protein MLRFDPFSDLDALTRSLLSGDSGSMRTPRFMPMDLCKIGDHYVLTADLPGVDPGSVDVNVDNGTLTISAHRTARSEESAQWLANERFFGNFRRQLSLGDGIDTSAISATYENGVLTVTIPIAERAKPRKIDVAHGADRKSIETNTVDAD, encoded by the coding sequence GTGCTTCGTTTTGATCCGTTCAGCGACCTTGATGCTTTGACCAGGAGTTTGCTGTCAGGTGATTCCGGGTCAATGCGCACACCCAGGTTCATGCCGATGGACCTCTGCAAGATCGGCGACCATTACGTCTTGACGGCCGACCTTCCCGGCGTCGATCCGGGCTCGGTGGACGTCAACGTCGACAACGGCACGCTGACCATCTCCGCGCATCGGACCGCACGGTCCGAAGAATCCGCGCAGTGGCTGGCCAACGAGCGGTTCTTCGGCAATTTCCGACGACAGCTGTCACTCGGCGACGGGATCGATACGTCGGCGATCTCCGCCACGTACGAAAACGGTGTCCTCACCGTCACGATCCCGATTGCCGAACGCGCCAAGCCGCGCAAGATCGATGTGGCTCACGGCGCCGATCGCAAGTCGATCGAAACCAACACTGTCGATGCGGATTAA